A region of the Stieleria neptunia genome:
CAGCCCTGAGATGCCCGAGCCGGCGTTGGTCCTGTCCAATACCGAACGTTTGCGTGTCGTGGCTGACGTGGACGAACGGGATGCACTAGCGGTCAGGCCGGGCCAGTCTTGCAAGATCTCCGTGGATGCGTTGCCCGGACAGTTTTTCCCGGGAGTGGTCGCGGAAATCGAACCCCGAATGGAACCGAAGAAGATCTACGGGGGCTGGGCAGGGGAACGCAATGAGACGCACACGCGACGTGTGTGGATCGATCTGACGACCGACGCGACCTTGCCGATTGGTCTGCCGGTTGAAGTCATGATTTCCGGCGCGTCGAGTTCTTAGTCGCAGAGCACTTGCGCCGCGCGGAAAGTTGCTGGGATGCTGGCGAACTCGATGGGGAATCGAGACGGATTGGCAGAACGATGGGGGGCAGATAAATGGTGGGGATGTGGGAGACAGGAAAATGGGTGACAAGAAAATGTGGGGTGGGTAAGGCGATGAAGACAGGAAGGCAGAATGATTCGGGGCAGAATGATGGGGTGGCAGGAAAGCCGGGAAATGGGCAAGACGATGGGGGCAAAACGATGAAGACAGGAAGGCAGAATGATTCGGGGCAGAATGATGAAGAGGGGAGGCAGGATGGGGGCGGATGATTTTCTTGTCACCCATCTTCCTGTCGTTCTTTCATCCCACACGCCCGTTTTTCTGCCCCTGATTTTTCTGCCAATTCTTCCTTCAGGATGCTGCCTTGGCTTGGTAGCGGTCGCGGAGGCGGGCGTGGAAGGCGTTGGGCTGGGTGATGTCGGCTCGCATGTATTGGGCCGGTGATCCTCCAACTTGCTCACACGCAAAGGGTTTGCCGATCGGTTCGGCTCCGAACACCCGGCGGTACAACCTGGCGTGCCGCGGGTGGACGATCGCGTCCAGGTGAGTCAGCCCCATTTGCAATGCCGTCCGGTGCATGCAACTGGTCATCTCCAGAAATACCGTGCGGTAGCCCGTCGGCGTGTCACCGGCCCAGAACCACGAGTGATCGACCGCCAGACGCGTGATGCGGCCGACCGCGTGTGCCCCGGTACGCATGTTCATTGCGCCGTGCTGGTTGGGCACCATCAAGGTCACCGTGCCGCAAATCTGTTCGGCAGCCTCCAACCGATCGACCGTTCGGTTCGGGATGGATCGCAGTTTGGCATGACGCGTTTGTTTTGGATCGGTGGAGTAGTACGCCAAGAAAACCGTCGGTCGCCAGTTGGTGATCCGGGTGGACGGATCGAGTGGATTGGCTGGGACCTGCGGCAAGCTGAGACTGTCAAACCCGGGCGTCTGTTGGTCGGCTCCTTGCAAGCCCGCTTCACGATACCGATGGATCCAGAAACGCTGCGCCCGCGCCAGCTCTCTCGCCGAGGTCGCTTGGACACATCGAATCGAATCGTGTAGATGGATGCTATCGGCGCCCGTGGCTCGCCGCCGAATCTTGCCGGAGAAAATCGCTCTGGTTTCTGGTGCCCGACTCATTCCGCTCTCTTCGTTTTTCAGCTTGCTATGCAACCGACCTTGACGGTTAGTCGTGGTTTAGACGTTTAGGGGGGATGCGTCAA
Encoded here:
- a CDS encoding N-acyl amino acid synthase FeeM domain-containing protein is translated as MSRAPETRAIFSGKIRRRATGADSIHLHDSIRCVQATSARELARAQRFWIHRYREAGLQGADQQTPGFDSLSLPQVPANPLDPSTRITNWRPTVFLAYYSTDPKQTRHAKLRSIPNRTVDRLEAAEQICGTVTLMVPNQHGAMNMRTGAHAVGRITRLAVDHSWFWAGDTPTGYRTVFLEMTSCMHRTALQMGLTHLDAIVHPRHARLYRRVFGAEPIGKPFACEQVGGSPAQYMRADITQPNAFHARLRDRYQAKAAS